The Fodinibius saliphilus genome has a segment encoding these proteins:
- a CDS encoding pyridoxal phosphate-dependent decarboxylase family protein: MKKQINQLECLARKLEPSTEQRKNLFEKAQKYGQNFLDNIGDLPAYEVDENMGKGVYDLPFEDSPKELDTILTLLKSEVDRSGLNPASGKHAGYIPGGGVYPSAVADYLAAVTNRYAGVFFSSPGAVRIENMCIRWMCDLIGYPDGASGNLTSGGSLANLIGLVVARDEADIKASNFSRAVIYTTRQVHHCVIKAINFAGLREAKVRTIPMDNRYRMNAKELNKQIESDKNEGLIPLTIFASAGTTDLGAVDPLDKIGDIADKHDLWFHVDAAYGGFFLLTDHGQKVMDGITKSDSVTIDPHKGLFLPYGSGALLVKDGQQLHDSQHMTANYLQDTLKATEETSPADLSPELSKHFRGLRMWLPLQLFGVQPFRAALNEKLMLSRYFYREIQKIDSIEVGPEPELSVLFFRYLPDNGDANTFNKKLTNEIHDDGRVFLSSTHIDGTVYLRLAVLNFRTHLDEIELMINVLKEKIELIQ, encoded by the coding sequence ATGAAGAAACAGATAAATCAGTTAGAATGCCTGGCACGAAAGCTGGAACCCTCCACAGAGCAACGAAAAAACCTTTTCGAAAAAGCTCAAAAATATGGACAAAACTTTCTGGATAACATTGGCGATCTCCCGGCCTACGAAGTTGATGAAAATATGGGAAAAGGGGTTTATGACCTTCCTTTCGAAGATAGCCCAAAAGAGTTAGATACAATCTTGACGCTATTAAAATCTGAGGTAGATCGCTCGGGACTTAACCCTGCTTCCGGAAAACATGCCGGCTATATTCCGGGCGGAGGTGTATATCCCTCAGCCGTTGCCGATTACCTGGCAGCAGTAACAAACAGGTATGCCGGAGTATTCTTTTCATCTCCCGGGGCTGTACGTATTGAAAATATGTGTATCCGGTGGATGTGCGACCTCATTGGCTATCCCGATGGAGCATCAGGAAATTTAACTTCAGGTGGCTCACTTGCTAACCTCATTGGGCTTGTTGTAGCAAGGGATGAAGCTGATATTAAGGCATCAAACTTTAGTCGAGCCGTTATCTATACCACCCGCCAAGTACATCACTGTGTTATCAAAGCTATCAATTTTGCGGGGCTTCGTGAAGCAAAGGTACGTACTATTCCCATGGACAACCGCTACCGGATGAATGCCAAAGAGCTTAATAAACAGATAGAATCAGATAAAAATGAGGGATTGATCCCCCTGACGATATTTGCCTCAGCTGGCACAACCGACCTTGGAGCAGTAGATCCGCTTGACAAAATAGGCGATATTGCAGACAAACATGACCTTTGGTTTCATGTCGATGCCGCCTATGGGGGCTTCTTTCTACTAACTGATCATGGACAAAAAGTAATGGACGGAATTACAAAATCTGACTCTGTTACCATAGATCCCCATAAAGGTCTGTTTTTACCTTATGGTTCGGGAGCATTGCTTGTTAAAGACGGACAACAGTTACATGACTCCCAACATATGACGGCCAACTATCTTCAAGATACCCTGAAAGCAACCGAAGAGACCTCACCAGCTGACCTTTCTCCCGAACTTTCTAAGCACTTTAGAGGCTTGCGTATGTGGCTTCCCCTACAACTATTTGGGGTTCAACCTTTCCGTGCAGCCCTAAATGAAAAATTAATGCTTAGCCGTTATTTCTACAGGGAAATACAAAAAATTGATAGTATAGAAGTCGGGCCCGAACCTGAATTATCCGTACTGTTCTTTCGATATCTACCTGATAACGGAGATGCCAACACCTTTAATAAGAAACTTACGAATGAAATCCATGACGATGGCAGAGTGTTTTTGTCTTCCACACATATAGATGGGACAGTTTACCTGCGACTAGCGGTTCTTAACTTCCGCACACATCTGGATGAGATCGAGCTGATGATAAATGTATTAAAAGAGAAAATAGAACTGATACAATAG
- a CDS encoding adenylate/guanylate cyclase domain-containing protein, with product MRSNKVRQLAAVIFTDIVGYTALMQEDENKASEQLNRHREVLEQRANEFDGKVLHYFGDGALTIFSSVCNAVQCSIAIQNDLKSPRLPLRIGIHVGDIAYNDNEVFGDAVNIASRLESLSSSGGIIISEKVKEEIKNHPEIKTKALGSYQLKNVRQPLSLYAVSNNGIEVPTLRDIEKKTGSLSNKIAVLPFVNMSSEVEFDHFSDGLTEEIINGLAQIESYDVISRTSAFAYKGRNEDIRQIGDQLSVSHVLEGSVRKFNGRIRVTAQLIETDQGFHLWSETFDGHLDNIFEIQDMISNEILEKFKPKSKEKENIGVEASSSVVDQDAFKTYLEGTFYEKKFTLPGIQKAIELFKAAIEQDPNLEKAYIDLALCNCYLGIMGETPAQRAFEKAEQYISKVRAFSDNIPYHAVTGFIELFLNYNFAEANRSFAKSFENIENNNRAYYLYAIFLNVIGKSELAIKWMELALQCKPASLMYNVGLGRTFYFAQKYEQAIQQFDYTLELDASFLPAIDGKGWAYMAMGNEEKAHYTFDIYQNLVSQEQENIPQLVYVAAKKGMDEIATHFLDVLQLGSTGGRYNITSVDVAQIYVGLQKFDEAFFHLQRAIDDKIGKALFINVDPVWEPLRSDQRYKQLINRIGLNTSIRALEWPDYGIMKTSD from the coding sequence ATGAGGTCAAATAAGGTTCGCCAACTTGCAGCAGTTATATTTACTGATATAGTTGGTTATACTGCCTTAATGCAAGAAGATGAGAATAAAGCCAGCGAGCAACTGAATAGACATCGAGAGGTACTTGAGCAGCGTGCAAATGAGTTTGATGGCAAGGTATTACATTACTTCGGAGATGGTGCCTTAACGATTTTTAGCAGCGTGTGCAATGCAGTACAATGTAGTATTGCTATTCAGAATGACCTGAAATCTCCTCGTCTTCCTCTTCGTATCGGAATTCATGTGGGAGACATTGCATATAACGATAATGAGGTTTTTGGAGATGCTGTAAATATTGCATCCCGTTTAGAATCACTGTCATCGTCGGGAGGCATCATAATATCTGAGAAGGTAAAAGAAGAGATTAAAAATCATCCCGAAATTAAAACAAAAGCGTTAGGTTCTTATCAGCTAAAAAATGTACGGCAGCCATTATCATTATATGCTGTAAGTAATAATGGTATTGAGGTGCCAACACTTCGAGATATTGAGAAAAAAACGGGTAGCTTATCTAATAAAATTGCGGTACTTCCTTTTGTAAATATGAGTAGCGAAGTGGAGTTTGATCATTTTAGTGATGGGCTTACCGAGGAAATTATCAATGGGTTAGCACAGATTGAAAGTTACGATGTTATATCTCGAACCTCAGCTTTTGCCTATAAGGGTCGCAACGAAGATATCCGCCAAATTGGGGATCAGCTATCGGTATCTCATGTACTCGAAGGAAGCGTACGTAAATTTAACGGTAGGATTCGGGTTACGGCACAGCTTATAGAGACGGATCAGGGGTTTCACCTCTGGTCGGAAACTTTTGATGGTCACTTGGATAATATTTTTGAAATCCAAGATATGATTTCGAATGAGATTTTAGAGAAGTTTAAACCGAAGTCAAAGGAGAAGGAAAATATAGGCGTTGAGGCTTCCTCTTCTGTTGTTGATCAGGACGCTTTTAAAACCTACCTGGAAGGCACCTTTTATGAGAAGAAGTTTACCCTTCCTGGAATTCAAAAAGCTATTGAATTATTTAAAGCTGCTATTGAACAGGATCCAAATCTAGAGAAGGCATATATTGATCTGGCATTATGTAATTGTTATTTGGGGATTATGGGAGAGACCCCTGCTCAGCGAGCGTTTGAAAAGGCAGAGCAATATATCTCGAAAGTACGGGCATTTAGTGATAATATACCGTACCATGCTGTAACCGGTTTTATTGAACTCTTTTTAAACTATAACTTTGCGGAAGCTAATCGTAGTTTTGCCAAAAGTTTTGAAAACATTGAGAATAATAATCGTGCTTATTATCTATATGCGATTTTTCTCAATGTGATTGGCAAATCTGAATTGGCGATAAAGTGGATGGAGTTGGCGCTACAATGTAAGCCGGCAAGCTTAATGTATAATGTAGGGTTGGGCAGGACCTTTTATTTTGCTCAAAAGTATGAACAGGCCATTCAACAATTCGACTATACCTTAGAGCTCGACGCTTCTTTTCTTCCGGCAATTGACGGTAAGGGTTGGGCATATATGGCAATGGGGAATGAGGAAAAAGCACATTACACATTTGATATTTATCAGAACCTGGTATCTCAAGAACAGGAAAATATACCTCAACTTGTGTATGTGGCTGCAAAGAAAGGAATGGATGAAATAGCTACCCACTTTTTAGATGTACTACAACTTGGAAGCACGGGAGGACGTTACAACATAACCTCAGTAGATGTAGCACAAATATACGTAGGGTTACAAAAGTTTGATGAGGCTTTTTTTCATCTTCAGCGAGCAATAGATGATAAGATTGGAAAAGCACTTTTTATAAATGTTGATCCTGTTTGGGAACCGCTAAGGTCTGATCAAAGGTACAAACAGTTGATAAATAGAATTGGGCTTAATACTTCTATTCGTGCTTTAGAGTGGCCGGATTATGGTATAATGAAAACTTCTGACTAA
- a CDS encoding metal-dependent hydrolase: MDTVTQITLGAAVGEAVLGKKVGNKAAAWGALFGLLPDLDVLASPFVSEVQALAIHRGLTHSLFFCVVAAPIFGWLLGRYYKQSEVSRREWSVLAFMVIITHIFIDVCTSYGTQVLQPFSNYSLSFNSIFIIDPFYTLPLMAGIGITLFLRRNSNKRRWVNTTGLAISSLYLVVSFGIKAHVDQVYTQNFAKQNISPERYMTTPAPFSIFLWTGYAEEGDTLYTALYSIFDDDQNLNFKSIPQNEQLLRPYKGQLPVERLKWFSQGYYAVEKNSPTLLVHDLRFGRSDLWLTDEPAPFVWNYRLIFNEDSTKVIGFEQFEPSFDMRTKVWNHLLNRTLGRD; this comes from the coding sequence ATGGATACTGTTACCCAAATTACGCTTGGCGCGGCAGTTGGTGAAGCTGTATTAGGGAAAAAAGTTGGTAATAAAGCAGCAGCTTGGGGCGCACTTTTTGGACTCTTGCCCGACCTGGATGTGCTTGCGTCACCTTTTGTTTCCGAGGTGCAAGCGCTGGCCATTCATCGGGGGCTTACCCATTCGTTATTTTTTTGTGTTGTTGCTGCTCCAATATTTGGATGGTTATTGGGTCGTTACTATAAACAGTCGGAGGTAAGCAGGAGAGAGTGGTCGGTGTTGGCATTTATGGTTATTATAACGCATATCTTTATCGATGTTTGCACGAGCTACGGCACGCAGGTGCTTCAACCATTTAGCAACTATTCGCTGAGTTTTAATTCTATTTTTATCATTGATCCTTTTTATACGCTGCCCCTTATGGCAGGAATTGGTATTACCCTGTTTTTGAGAAGGAATAGTAATAAGAGAAGATGGGTCAATACCACGGGCTTAGCAATAAGTTCGTTATATCTGGTAGTGAGTTTTGGGATAAAAGCACACGTAGATCAAGTTTATACCCAAAATTTTGCCAAACAGAATATCTCTCCCGAAAGGTATATGACTACTCCTGCTCCCTTTAGCATTTTCTTATGGACAGGCTATGCTGAGGAGGGGGATACGTTGTATACGGCTCTGTATTCAATATTTGATGATGATCAGAATCTTAACTTTAAGTCCATTCCTCAAAATGAACAGCTTTTGAGACCCTACAAAGGACAGCTTCCTGTCGAACGACTGAAATGGTTCTCACAAGGCTATTACGCTGTTGAGAAAAACTCCCCTACTCTTTTGGTGCATGATCTTCGTTTTGGCCGTTCCGATTTGTGGCTTACTGATGAGCCTGCACCTTTTGTGTGGAATTACAGGCTTATTTTTAACGAAGATTCGACCAAGGTAATTGGTTTTGAACAGTTTGAGCCCTCTTTTGATATGCGTACTAAGGTGTGGAATCATTTGCTTAACAGGACATTGGGTAGAGACTAA
- a CDS encoding slipin family protein encodes MDDTSSFFDTVTWIITIAVLAAILLPQMFKILREYERAVIFRLGKYLKTKGPGLIFLIPFIDKIERVDLRVLTINVDRQEVITKDNVTVHVDAITFFRVVDAEEAIIQVERYIEATSWLAQTTLRSIVGQVELDELLANRDKINKKIQGIIDRQTDPWGIKVTAVEVKDVVLPENMKRAMARQAETERDRRAKVINAEGEYQAAERLVEAATMMQETPMALQLRYLQTMSEVSEENATFALLPLPLEIMEAFKSMANTTNPSPDE; translated from the coding sequence ATGGATGATACCAGCTCCTTTTTCGATACTGTGACTTGGATTATTACCATTGCTGTTCTAGCAGCAATTCTATTACCGCAAATGTTCAAAATTCTTCGTGAATACGAACGCGCTGTAATCTTTCGGCTCGGTAAATACCTTAAAACTAAAGGACCAGGACTTATTTTCTTGATCCCTTTTATTGATAAAATTGAGAGAGTAGACCTTCGCGTCCTAACGATTAATGTAGACCGACAAGAGGTCATAACAAAAGATAATGTTACTGTTCATGTTGATGCCATAACCTTCTTTCGCGTAGTGGATGCCGAAGAAGCAATTATCCAGGTAGAACGTTACATCGAAGCTACCTCTTGGCTAGCCCAGACTACACTCAGAAGCATTGTAGGACAGGTAGAATTAGATGAACTATTGGCAAATCGTGACAAAATTAATAAAAAGATCCAAGGCATTATTGATCGGCAAACCGACCCATGGGGTATAAAAGTAACGGCTGTTGAAGTTAAGGATGTGGTTCTACCAGAAAATATGAAACGTGCCATGGCCCGCCAGGCCGAAACAGAGCGAGACCGTCGAGCGAAAGTTATTAATGCCGAAGGCGAATACCAGGCTGCCGAAAGACTCGTGGAGGCTGCTACTATGATGCAAGAGACCCCAATGGCTCTGCAGCTGCGTTACTTGCAAACAATGAGTGAAGTCAGTGAAGAAAATGCAACGTTTGCCCTGCTTCCGTTACCTCTTGAAATAATGGAAGCCTTCAAAAGTATGGCGAATACTACCAACCCCTCGCCTGATGAATAA
- a CDS encoding NfeD family protein gives MKYLIIIASLPILVLSSLTAQDTPTVSSVNSDPVVTMISINGTISPTTTNYINRGIRIAKEQGAECLIIQLDTPGGLLESTKNIVQSFLDSDDMPIVVYVAPEGARAASAGTFITMASHIAVMAPTTTIGAASPVQMGGGQSDTVMQKKIFNYSESFIESIANRRNRNAEWARSAVRDGKSITAEKALEINVIDYITDNKDELLTLIDEEIINGDTLQTQKATINNVPPNLAEKFLGFIIRPEVMLILTMIAIYGIIGEVTNPGAIVPGVAGIIALILVLYASAAMPINIAGFALIGLAIILFIAEAFTPTFGILIAGGAVSFFLGALMLFQDLPKSMELSWAWLIPATILTTLFFLWIVTEGIRVQFSNNHTGKESMIGKRAEVVDDIDDSTGRIFIQGEYWNAKSKHSITKGEICEIKNIEGLTITVEPISESE, from the coding sequence ATGAAGTATCTAATCATCATAGCGTCGTTACCCATATTAGTTTTAAGTAGTTTAACTGCTCAAGATACTCCTACGGTTAGCTCAGTAAACTCTGACCCTGTGGTAACAATGATATCTATTAACGGTACGATATCTCCTACTACCACAAACTATATCAATAGAGGTATCCGCATTGCTAAAGAACAAGGAGCGGAGTGTCTCATTATTCAGCTGGACACGCCGGGCGGACTTTTGGAATCCACAAAAAATATTGTCCAAAGTTTTTTAGACTCGGACGACATGCCCATAGTAGTGTATGTAGCCCCAGAAGGAGCGAGAGCCGCCAGTGCCGGCACTTTTATTACAATGGCATCCCATATTGCGGTTATGGCTCCTACTACAACTATCGGTGCTGCCTCTCCAGTTCAAATGGGGGGAGGACAAAGTGATACGGTAATGCAGAAAAAAATATTTAACTACTCTGAAAGCTTTATTGAGAGCATTGCCAACAGGCGCAACCGTAATGCTGAATGGGCTCGTTCGGCTGTACGAGATGGTAAATCTATTACTGCTGAAAAGGCTCTTGAAATCAATGTGATAGATTATATAACCGACAACAAAGATGAACTGCTCACCCTTATTGATGAAGAAATAATAAACGGAGATACCCTACAAACCCAAAAAGCTACAATCAATAACGTTCCTCCCAATCTTGCTGAGAAGTTTTTGGGCTTCATCATACGTCCCGAGGTAATGCTTATTCTAACTATGATTGCTATTTATGGTATCATAGGGGAGGTTACAAATCCCGGGGCCATTGTACCCGGTGTTGCCGGAATTATTGCCCTCATCTTAGTACTCTATGCATCGGCAGCAATGCCAATAAATATTGCAGGATTCGCCCTAATCGGTTTGGCTATTATATTATTCATTGCAGAAGCATTTACCCCCACATTTGGAATACTAATTGCAGGAGGTGCCGTTTCTTTTTTCCTGGGGGCGCTCATGTTATTTCAAGACCTGCCCAAATCAATGGAGTTATCGTGGGCTTGGCTCATTCCGGCCACCATCTTAACAACGCTGTTCTTTTTATGGATCGTTACAGAAGGAATCCGGGTGCAATTCTCCAATAACCATACCGGTAAAGAATCAATGATAGGCAAACGTGCTGAGGTAGTGGATGATATTGATGATAGTACTGGAAGGATTTTTATACAAGGTGAATACTGGAATGCTAAAAGCAAACACTCCATTACTAAGGGAGAAATATGTGAAATAAAAAATATTGAGGGGTTAACAATAACAGTTGAACCGATTTCTGAATCAGAATAA
- a CDS encoding TetR/AcrR family transcriptional regulator codes for MPEQSVDTRTEIIEAARNEFFAHGYEGARLQKIADQIGVTKAMIHYYFHTKKELFEHVYTQSIRDIFGGLGEVLDQSLPLFKKIEDLVEACLNQAKANPEVLTFVITESSRKPSWLKPIFDEQVKLELENFEQELEEAASDYQIASVDAHNLLLNIFSLCYYPVLSDTINQSLFEGSMYSGNGSVNTGRKGIILDTILNWLTA; via the coding sequence ATGCCTGAACAATCAGTAGACACCCGTACTGAAATTATTGAAGCCGCACGCAATGAGTTTTTTGCTCATGGTTACGAGGGGGCAAGATTACAAAAAATTGCTGATCAGATTGGTGTTACGAAGGCCATGATACATTACTATTTTCATACCAAGAAAGAGCTATTTGAGCACGTATATACGCAGTCTATCCGTGATATTTTTGGCGGATTGGGAGAGGTGCTTGATCAAAGCTTACCGTTGTTTAAAAAGATTGAGGACCTCGTTGAGGCTTGTTTAAATCAAGCAAAAGCTAACCCGGAAGTGCTTACTTTTGTGATAACAGAGAGCAGTCGTAAGCCTTCATGGCTGAAACCTATTTTTGATGAACAGGTGAAATTAGAGTTAGAAAACTTTGAGCAAGAACTCGAAGAGGCAGCTTCAGATTATCAGATTGCCTCGGTAGATGCTCATAACCTGCTGTTAAATATTTTTTCACTCTGCTACTACCCTGTTCTTTCAGATACGATTAACCAGTCGCTATTTGAGGGAAGTATGTATTCTGGCAATGGTAGTGTTAATACCGGTCGAAAAGGCATCATATTGGATACTATTCTTAATTGGCTTACTGCTTAA